The following are encoded together in the Pseudomonas maumuensis genome:
- the leuA gene encoding 2-isopropylmalate synthase, with the protein MTMLKDPSKKYRAFPTIDLPDRTWPSKTITQAPIWCSSDLRDGNQSLIEPMDAEKKLRFWKTLVQVGVKEIEASFPSASQTDFDFVRTLIEDGHIPDDTTIQVLTQAREDLIARTFESLRGAKKAIVHLYNATCPSFRRIVFNQDKQGVKDIAVNAAKLFVKYAAQQPNTQWTFQYSPETFSATELEFAKEVCDAVIEVWNPTPEHKVILNLPATVEVATPNVYADQIEWFCRNVNRRDSVIISLHTHNDRGTGIAATELGLMAGADRAEGCLFGNGERTGNVDLVTLALNLYTQGIDPQLDFSDIDGVRKVVEECNQLPVHPRHPYVGDLVHTAFSGSHQDAIRKGFAKQQDGELWEVPYLPIDPADIGRSYEAVIRVNSQSGKGGITYLLEQEYGISLPRRMQIEFSQVVQGETDRLGLEMTAEQIYKLLQKEYLQANAPYALVSHRLQEENGSSHVQVEVSGEGETTLHWHGKGNGALEALVAGLPVNVEIMDYNEHAIGAGTNAKAAAYIELRVAGGRPVHGVGIDENITTASFKALFSALNRSLSQQQAKAA; encoded by the coding sequence CGCTGATCGAGCCGATGGATGCCGAGAAGAAGCTGCGTTTCTGGAAGACCCTGGTGCAAGTAGGCGTGAAGGAAATCGAAGCGTCGTTCCCGTCCGCATCGCAGACCGACTTCGACTTCGTGCGCACCCTGATCGAAGACGGCCACATCCCGGACGACACCACCATCCAGGTGCTCACCCAGGCCCGTGAAGACCTGATCGCGCGTACCTTCGAATCCCTGCGCGGCGCCAAGAAGGCCATCGTCCACCTGTACAACGCCACCTGCCCGTCGTTCCGCCGCATCGTTTTCAACCAGGACAAGCAGGGCGTGAAGGACATCGCGGTCAACGCCGCCAAGCTGTTCGTCAAGTACGCAGCCCAGCAGCCAAACACTCAGTGGACCTTCCAGTACTCGCCCGAAACCTTCAGCGCCACCGAACTGGAGTTCGCCAAAGAGGTGTGCGACGCGGTGATCGAGGTGTGGAACCCGACCCCCGAGCACAAGGTCATCCTCAACCTGCCGGCCACTGTCGAAGTCGCCACGCCGAACGTCTACGCCGACCAGATCGAGTGGTTCTGCCGTAACGTCAACCGCCGTGACAGCGTGATCATCAGCCTGCACACCCACAACGACCGTGGCACGGGCATCGCCGCCACCGAGCTGGGCCTGATGGCCGGCGCCGACCGTGCCGAAGGCTGCTTGTTCGGCAACGGCGAGCGCACCGGCAACGTCGACCTGGTGACCCTGGCGCTGAACCTCTACACCCAGGGCATCGACCCACAGCTGGACTTCTCCGATATCGACGGCGTGCGCAAGGTCGTCGAGGAGTGCAACCAATTGCCGGTGCATCCACGTCACCCCTATGTCGGCGACTTGGTACACACCGCGTTCTCCGGCTCGCACCAGGACGCCATCCGCAAGGGCTTCGCCAAGCAGCAGGACGGCGAGCTGTGGGAAGTGCCGTACCTGCCGATCGACCCGGCCGACATCGGCCGCAGCTACGAGGCGGTGATCCGCGTCAACAGCCAGTCGGGCAAGGGCGGCATCACCTACCTGCTCGAGCAGGAGTATGGCATCAGCCTGCCGCGCCGCATGCAGATCGAGTTCAGCCAGGTGGTACAGGGCGAGACCGACCGTCTCGGCCTGGAAATGACCGCCGAGCAGATCTACAAGCTGCTGCAGAAGGAATACCTCCAGGCCAACGCACCGTATGCCCTGGTCAGCCACCGCCTGCAGGAAGAGAACGGCAGCAGCCACGTGCAGGTGGAAGTCTCCGGTGAAGGCGAGACCACCCTGCACTGGCACGGCAAGGGCAATGGCGCCCTGGAAGCGCTGGTCGCCGGCTTGCCGGTCAATGTGGAAATCATGGACTACAACGAGCACGCCATCGGTGCCGGTACCAACGCCAAGGCGGCGGCCTACATCGAACTGCGTGTGGCCGGCGGGCGTCCGGTGCATGGCGTGGGCATCGACGAGAACATCACCACCGCCAGCTTCAAGGCGCTGTTCAGCGCGCTGAACCGCTCGCTGAGCCAGCAGCAGGCCAAGGCGGCGTAA
- the hexR gene encoding DNA-binding transcriptional regulator HexR: protein MRNLLEQIQGRLDELNKAERKVAEVILLNPQQATRFSIAALAQAASVSEPTVNRFCRSFGVSGYPELKLQLAQSLASGAAYVSRAVEADDDPAAYTQKIFGSAIASLDSACQALDPQQVSRAVDMMIQARQIHFFGLGASAPVALDAQHKFFRFNLAVSAHADVLMQRMLASVAHTGDLFVIISYTGRTRELVEVARLARENGASVLGLTAAGSPLAQACSLSLHIPLPEDTDIYMPMTSRIIQLTVLDVLATGMTLRRGVDFQPHLRKIKESLNASRYPIEDDDLN from the coding sequence GTGCGAAACCTCCTGGAACAGATCCAGGGCCGCCTCGACGAGCTGAACAAGGCCGAACGCAAGGTCGCCGAAGTCATCCTGCTCAACCCGCAACAAGCCACCCGCTTCAGCATCGCCGCCCTGGCCCAGGCGGCCAGTGTCAGCGAACCGACGGTCAACCGCTTCTGCCGCTCGTTCGGCGTCAGCGGCTACCCCGAACTCAAGCTGCAACTGGCGCAAAGCCTGGCCAGCGGCGCCGCCTATGTCAGCCGCGCGGTGGAGGCCGACGACGATCCGGCCGCTTACACCCAGAAGATCTTCGGCAGCGCCATTGCCTCGCTCGACAGCGCCTGCCAGGCGCTCGACCCGCAGCAGGTCAGCCGCGCCGTGGACATGATGATCCAGGCCCGGCAGATCCACTTCTTCGGCCTCGGCGCCTCGGCCCCGGTGGCCCTCGATGCGCAGCACAAGTTCTTCCGTTTCAACCTCGCCGTGTCGGCCCACGCCGATGTGCTGATGCAGCGCATGCTGGCTTCGGTGGCCCACACCGGCGACCTGTTCGTGATCATTTCCTACACAGGGCGTACCCGCGAGCTGGTCGAGGTGGCACGCCTGGCCCGGGAAAACGGCGCCTCGGTGCTTGGCCTCACCGCCGCCGGCTCGCCCCTGGCCCAGGCCTGCAGCCTCAGCCTGCATATCCCGCTGCCGGAAGATACCGACATCTACATGCCGATGACTTCGCGGATCATCCAGCTCACCGTGCTTGACGTGCTCGCCACCGGCATGACCCTGCGCCGTGGCGTGGACTTCCAGCCACACCTGCGCAAGATCAAGGAAAGCCTCAACGCCAGCCGCTACCCGATCGAGGACGACGACCTCAACTGA
- the zwf gene encoding glucose-6-phosphate dehydrogenase, with product MAAISVEPCTFALFGALGDLALRKLFPALYQLDRADLLHPDTRLLALAREPGSVQEHLNNIEAHLRRHVPEAEIDAASLGRFLARLSYLHLDFVEPEGYQALAEQAPSGQPLIAYFATAAAVYGAICENLDKAGLASRTRVVLEKPIGHDLESSRRVNDAVARFFPESRVYRIDHYLGKETVQNLIALRFANSLFETQWNQNSISHVEITVAEKVGIEGRWGYFDKAGQLRDMIQNHLLQLLCLIAMDPPSDLSADSIRDEKVKVLKALAPITGEGLSTHVVRGQYIAGFSDGKPVPGYLEEDNANAQSDTETFVALRADIRNWRWSGVPFYLRTGKRMPQKLSQIVIHFKETPHYIFAPEQRLQIGNKLIIRLQPDEGISLRVMTKEQGLDKGMQLRSGPLQLNFSDTWRSARIPDAYERLLLEVMRGNQNLFVRKDEIEYAWKWCDQLIAGWKHTGDAPKPYAAGSWGPMSSIALITRDGRAWYGDI from the coding sequence ATGGCCGCGATCAGTGTCGAACCCTGCACCTTCGCCCTCTTTGGCGCCCTAGGCGACCTGGCATTGCGCAAGCTGTTCCCCGCGCTCTACCAGCTCGACCGCGCCGACCTCCTGCACCCCGACACCCGTCTGCTGGCCCTGGCCCGCGAGCCGGGCAGCGTGCAGGAACACCTGAACAACATCGAAGCCCATCTGCGCCGCCACGTACCGGAGGCCGAGATCGATGCCGCCTCCCTGGGGCGCTTCCTGGCGCGCCTGAGCTACCTGCACCTGGACTTCGTCGAGCCCGAGGGCTACCAGGCCTTGGCCGAACAGGCACCGAGCGGGCAGCCGCTGATCGCCTACTTCGCCACGGCGGCGGCGGTCTACGGCGCGATCTGCGAGAACCTCGACAAGGCCGGCCTGGCGTCGCGTACCCGGGTGGTGCTGGAAAAGCCCATCGGCCACGACCTGGAGTCGTCGCGCCGGGTCAACGACGCCGTGGCGCGGTTCTTCCCCGAGAGCCGGGTCTACCGTATCGACCATTACCTGGGCAAGGAGACGGTGCAGAACCTGATCGCCCTGCGCTTCGCCAACAGCCTGTTCGAAACCCAGTGGAACCAGAATTCCATCTCCCATGTGGAGATCACCGTCGCGGAGAAAGTCGGCATCGAGGGCCGCTGGGGCTACTTCGACAAGGCCGGCCAGCTGCGCGACATGATCCAGAACCACCTGTTGCAGTTGCTTTGCCTGATCGCCATGGACCCGCCCAGTGACCTCTCGGCCGACAGTATCCGCGACGAGAAGGTCAAGGTGCTCAAGGCCCTGGCACCGATCACCGGCGAGGGGCTGAGCACCCATGTGGTGCGTGGCCAGTACATCGCCGGTTTCAGTGACGGCAAGCCAGTGCCGGGTTACCTCGAAGAGGACAACGCCAACGCCCAGAGCGACACCGAGACCTTCGTCGCCCTGCGCGCCGATATCCGCAACTGGCGCTGGTCGGGTGTGCCGTTCTACCTGCGCACCGGCAAGCGCATGCCGCAGAAGCTGTCGCAGATCGTCATCCACTTCAAGGAAACCCCGCACTACATCTTTGCCCCGGAACAGCGTTTGCAGATCGGCAACAAGCTGATCATTCGTCTGCAGCCGGACGAGGGTATTTCGCTGCGGGTGATGACCAAGGAGCAGGGCCTGGACAAGGGCATGCAACTGCGCAGCGGCCCGCTGCAGCTGAATTTCTCCGACACCTGGCGCAGCGCGCGGATCCCGGATGCCTACGAGCGGTTGTTGCTGGAAGTGATGCGCGGCAACCAGAACCTGTTCGTGCGCAAGGACGAGATCGAATACGCCTGGAAATGGTGCGACCAACTGATCGCTGGCTGGAAGCACACCGGTGACGCGCCCAAGCCCTATGCGGCCGGTTCCTGGGGGCCGATGAGCTCGATTGCATTGATTACACGTGATGGGAGGGCCTGGTATGGCGATATCTGA
- the pgl gene encoding 6-phosphogluconolactonase, translating into MAISELQLPATVKVHQLADPKTLAATQAHDVAERLRQAIASKGQACLVLSGGRSPVPFLEKLAGEALDWSKVTVSLADERWVPVAHDDSNAGLLARHLFKGPAAKARFIGLYQPAATLEAAAEQADQVLADLPPIDVLVLGMGDDGHTASLFPASPNLRQGLAKVGERRCLPMLAPSVPHQRLSMTRALLATAGLTLLSVQGAGKLATLRTALAAEDPTEMPIRAFLHDPLDIYWCP; encoded by the coding sequence ATGGCGATATCTGAACTGCAACTGCCGGCGACCGTGAAGGTTCATCAGCTGGCCGATCCGAAAACCCTGGCGGCGACTCAGGCCCATGATGTGGCCGAGCGCTTGCGCCAGGCGATCGCCAGCAAGGGGCAGGCCTGCCTGGTGCTGTCCGGCGGGCGTAGCCCGGTGCCGTTTCTCGAGAAGCTGGCCGGCGAGGCGCTGGATTGGTCCAAGGTCACCGTGAGCCTGGCCGACGAGCGCTGGGTGCCGGTGGCGCACGACGACAGCAATGCCGGCCTGCTGGCTCGCCATCTGTTCAAGGGGCCGGCGGCCAAGGCCCGTTTCATTGGGCTCTACCAACCCGCCGCGACCCTCGAAGCCGCTGCCGAGCAGGCCGACCAGGTGCTGGCCGACCTGCCACCGATCGATGTGCTGGTGCTGGGCATGGGCGACGATGGCCATACGGCCTCGCTGTTCCCGGCCAGCCCCAACCTGCGCCAGGGCCTGGCCAAGGTCGGTGAGCGTCGCTGCCTGCCGATGCTGGCGCCCAGCGTGCCGCACCAGCGCCTGAGCATGACCCGCGCACTGCTGGCCACTGCCGGCCTGACCCTGTTGTCGGTACAGGGCGCGGGCAAGCTCGCCACCCTGCGCACCGCGCTGGCGGCCGAAGACCCAACCGAAATGCCGATTCGCGCCTTTCTTCACGACCCCCTGGACATCTACTGGTGCCCATGA
- a CDS encoding carbohydrate porin: MHNKKRGRKGMEHRNRIKTLGSLALLALVGSSGAQAAEAFSSESKWMTGDWGGTRTELLEKGYDFTLDYVGEVAGNLHGGYNDDKTARYSDQFALGAHLDLEKIFGWKDTEFKLAITERSGRNLSNDRISDPRAGQFSSVQEVWGRGQTWRLTQMWVKQKYFDGALDVKVGRFGEGEDFNSFPCDFQNLAFCGSQVGNWVGGIWYNWPVSQWALRVKYNITPEFFVQVGAYEQNPSNLETGNGFKLSGSGTKGAILPVEAVWSPKVNGLPGEYRLGYYYSTAKADDVYDDINGNPQALTGAAFKSHSSKHGWWVVAQQQVTAHAGDVNRGLSLFANFTVHDKATNVVDNYQQVGLVYKGAFDARPKDDIGFGIARIHVNDDVKKRAELLNAQSGINDYDNPGFAPLQRTEYNAELYYGFHVTNWLTVRPNLQYIKSPGGVDEVDNALVAGLKIQSSF, translated from the coding sequence ATGCATAACAAGAAAAGAGGACGCAAAGGGATGGAACATCGCAATCGCATCAAGACCCTGGGATCGCTCGCCTTGCTGGCGCTGGTCGGCAGCAGCGGGGCCCAGGCCGCCGAGGCTTTCTCGTCGGAATCGAAATGGATGACCGGCGACTGGGGCGGCACCCGCACCGAGCTGCTGGAGAAGGGCTACGACTTCACCCTCGACTACGTTGGCGAAGTGGCCGGCAACCTGCACGGTGGCTACAACGACGACAAGACCGCGCGCTACAGCGACCAGTTCGCCCTCGGTGCGCACCTGGATCTGGAGAAGATCTTCGGCTGGAAGGACACCGAGTTCAAGCTGGCGATCACCGAGCGCAGCGGTCGTAACCTGTCCAACGACCGCATCAGCGACCCGCGTGCCGGGCAGTTCAGCTCGGTGCAGGAGGTCTGGGGGCGCGGCCAGACCTGGCGCCTGACGCAGATGTGGGTCAAGCAGAAGTACTTCGACGGCGCGCTGGACGTGAAAGTCGGCCGCTTCGGCGAGGGCGAGGACTTCAACAGTTTCCCCTGCGACTTCCAGAACCTGGCCTTCTGCGGCTCGCAGGTGGGCAACTGGGTCGGCGGCATCTGGTACAACTGGCCGGTCAGCCAGTGGGCGCTGCGGGTCAAGTACAACATCACCCCGGAATTCTTCGTCCAGGTCGGCGCCTATGAACAGAACCCGTCGAACCTGGAGACCGGCAACGGCTTCAAGCTCAGCGGCAGCGGCACCAAGGGCGCGATTCTGCCAGTGGAAGCGGTGTGGTCGCCGAAGGTCAACGGCCTGCCGGGCGAGTATCGGCTGGGCTACTACTACAGCACCGCCAAGGCCGACGACGTCTACGACGACATCAACGGCAACCCGCAGGCGCTGACCGGCGCGGCGTTCAAGTCGCACTCCAGCAAGCACGGCTGGTGGGTGGTAGCCCAGCAGCAGGTCACCGCCCATGCCGGCGACGTCAACCGCGGCCTGAGCCTGTTCGCCAACTTCACCGTGCATGACAAGGCCACCAACGTGGTCGACAACTACCAGCAGGTCGGCCTGGTCTACAAAGGCGCCTTCGATGCCCGGCCCAAGGACGACATCGGCTTCGGCATCGCCCGCATCCACGTCAATGACGATGTGAAGAAGCGCGCCGAGCTGCTCAATGCCCAGTCCGGCATCAACGACTACGACAACCCGGGCTTTGCGCCGCTGCAGCGCACCGAGTACAACGCCGAGCTCTACTACGGCTTCCACGTCACCAACTGGCTGACCGTGCGCCCGAACCTGCAGTACATCAAGAGCCCGGGCGGTGTGGACGAAGTGGACAACGCGCTGGTCGCGGGGTTGAAGATTCAGTCGTCATTCTGA
- a CDS encoding D-hexose-6-phosphate mutarotase, whose protein sequence is MPEHPLHRFFTSQRPRPTFEWERYQQRDVLIIDHPRCQAVFSRQGGQLLHFQPAGEKPWLWCAEQWPQVGAIRGGVPVCWPWYGRHPSEDLWPAHGWARLLDWKLVDSREDEEGVTLKWRLDLCDWQVDLHARLGASMELSLSTEHQDSEPCQLSHALLAYWRISDVSKIALSGLEDIDGYDRLNRQACREDGALTLKGGCQRVYPGTPRVQLQDPAWQRELCIDTGDSDDTVVWHPGNRPLMGVSGRECQGFVCVEAASGSGEGLSLAPGERAHLRLQAHRLS, encoded by the coding sequence ATGCCCGAACATCCGCTACATCGCTTCTTTACCTCGCAACGGCCGAGGCCGACCTTCGAGTGGGAGCGTTACCAGCAGCGCGATGTGCTGATCATCGACCACCCTCGTTGCCAGGCGGTGTTCAGCCGCCAGGGCGGGCAGCTCCTGCACTTTCAACCCGCCGGTGAAAAGCCCTGGTTGTGGTGCGCCGAGCAGTGGCCGCAGGTGGGGGCCATTCGTGGCGGTGTGCCGGTGTGCTGGCCCTGGTATGGCCGCCATCCCAGCGAGGACCTGTGGCCGGCCCATGGCTGGGCGCGCCTGCTGGACTGGAAGCTGGTGGACAGCCGCGAGGACGAGGAAGGGGTGACCCTGAAATGGCGCCTGGACCTGTGCGACTGGCAGGTCGACCTGCATGCCCGGCTTGGGGCGAGCATGGAGCTGAGCCTGAGCACCGAGCACCAGGACAGCGAACCGTGCCAGCTGAGCCATGCGCTGCTGGCCTACTGGCGGATCAGCGACGTGTCGAAGATAGCGCTATCCGGGCTGGAGGACATCGACGGCTACGATCGCCTCAATCGCCAGGCCTGCCGTGAAGACGGCGCGCTGACCCTCAAGGGCGGTTGCCAGCGGGTCTATCCCGGCACGCCGCGGGTGCAGCTGCAGGACCCGGCCTGGCAGCGCGAACTGTGCATCGATACCGGCGACAGTGACGACACCGTGGTCTGGCACCCTGGCAATCGGCCGTTGATGGGCGTGAGCGGGCGCGAGTGCCAAGGCTTCGTCTGCGTGGAAGCGGCCAGCGGCAGTGGCGAGGGCCTGAGCCTGGCGCCGGGCGAGCGGGCGCACCTGCGTTTGCAGGCGCACCGGCTCAGTTGA
- a CDS encoding bifunctional 4-hydroxy-2-oxoglutarate aldolase/2-dehydro-3-deoxy-phosphogluconate aldolase, which translates to MTTLERPQPLLSMADKAARIDAICNKARILPVITIAREEDILPLADALAAGGIRTLEVTLRSQHGLKAIQVLREQRPELCVGAGTVLDRGMFAAVEAAGAQFVVTPGITQDILEAGVNSDIPLLPGISTPSEIMMGYALGYRRFKLFPAEISGGVAAIKAFGGPFGDIRFCPTGGVNPANVRNYMALPNVMCVGGTWMLDSSWIKNGDWARIEACSAEAMALLD; encoded by the coding sequence ATGACCACCCTCGAACGCCCACAGCCTTTGCTCTCGATGGCCGACAAAGCCGCGCGGATCGACGCGATCTGCAACAAGGCGCGCATCCTGCCGGTGATCACCATCGCCCGTGAGGAAGACATCCTGCCCCTGGCCGATGCCCTGGCCGCCGGCGGCATCCGCACCCTGGAAGTGACCCTGCGCTCGCAGCACGGCCTGAAGGCCATCCAAGTGCTGCGCGAGCAGCGCCCGGAGCTGTGCGTCGGCGCTGGCACCGTGCTCGACCGCGGCATGTTCGCGGCGGTCGAGGCGGCGGGCGCGCAGTTCGTCGTCACCCCGGGCATCACCCAGGACATTCTCGAAGCGGGCGTAAACAGTGATATTCCGCTGTTGCCGGGTATCAGCACGCCGTCGGAAATCATGATGGGCTACGCCCTGGGCTACCGTCGCTTCAAGCTGTTCCCGGCCGAGATCAGTGGCGGCGTGGCGGCGATCAAGGCGTTCGGCGGCCCGTTCGGCGACATCCGCTTCTGCCCCACTGGCGGGGTCAACCCGGCCAACGTGCGCAACTACATGGCCCTGCCCAATGTGATGTGCGTGGGCGGCACCTGGATGCTCGACAGCAGCTGGATCAAGAACGGCGACTGGGCGCGGATCGAGGCGTGCAGCGCCGAGGCGATGGCGTTGCTGGACTGA